Proteins from a single region of Corvus hawaiiensis isolate bCorHaw1 chromosome 6, bCorHaw1.pri.cur, whole genome shotgun sequence:
- the BTBD6 gene encoding BTB/POZ domain-containing protein 6 isoform X1: MPLPPGCLNGRIMKCLTFFLLLPETLKKSKKSVRSNGKVPGCYEIVPLSLKKKMAAELYPASTNTNIANSNAAATAANSKKNALQLQQSAQPPPPPQLQNLNNNNLESANWQSFHPTLRERNALMFNNELMADVHFIVGPPGASKKVPAHKYVLAVGSSVFYAMFYGDLAEVKSEIHIPDVEPAAFLILLKYMYSDEIDLEADTVLATLYAAKKYIVPALAKACVNFLETSLEAKNACVLLSQSRLFEEPELTQRCWEVIDAQAEMALKSEGFCEIDQQTLEIIVTREALNTKEVVVFEAVLNWAEAECKRQGLPVTPRNKRNVLGKALYLVRIPTMTLEEFANGAAQSDILTLEETHNIFLWYTAANKPKLEFPLTKRKGLVPQRCHRFQSSAYRSNQWRYRGRCDSIQFAVDKRIFIAGLGLYGSSCGKAEYSVKIELKRLGVVLAQNLTKFTSDGSSNTFSVWFEHPVQVEQDTFYNVSAILDGNELSYFGQEGMTEVQCGKVTFQFQCSSDSTNGTGVQGGQIPELIFYA; this comes from the exons ATGCCACTGCCCCCTGGTTGCCTCAATGGCAGGATCATGAAgtgtttgactttttttcttctgcttccagAGACCTTAAAGAAGTCCAAAAAGAGTGTGAGGTCAAACGGCAAGGTGCCAGGATGCTATGAGATAGTGCCCCTGTCCCTGAAGAAGAAGATGGCTGCAGAACTTTACCCTGCCAGCACCAACACTAACATTGCAAACAGCAACGCCGCCGCCACCGCTGCCAACAGCAAGAAGAAcgccctgcagctccagcagagcgcccagccgcccccgccgccccagCTCCAAAAcctcaacaacaacaacttGGAGAGCGCCAACTGGCAATCCTTCCATCCCACGCTGCGGGAGAG GAACGCGCTGATGTTCAATAACGAACTCATGGCTGACGTTCACTTCATCGTGGGCCCGCCAGGGGCATCCAAGAAAGTTCCTGCCCATAAG tatgTTTTGGCAGTTGGTAGCTCTGTCTTCTATGCTATGTTTTACGGCGATCTTGCAGAGGTCAAATCTGAAATCCATATTCCAGATGTGGAACCTGCAGCCTTTCTAATCCTATTAAA ATACATGTATAGTGATGAAATAGACCTGGAAGCTGACACAGTTCTGGCTACACTGTATGCTGCCAAGAAGTACATCGTGCCGGCCCTAGCAAAGGCTTGCGTCAATTTTTTGGAGACCAGCTTAGAAGCAAAGAATGCTTGTGTCCTGCTGTCTCAGAGCAGGCTCTTCGAGGAGCCAGAACTGACGCAGCGCTGCTGGGAAGTGATTGATGCTCAGGCAGAAATGGCACTGAAGTCAGAGGGCTTCTGTGAGATAGATCAACAAACACTAGAGATCATTGTAACCCGGGAAGCACTCAACACCAAGGAAGTGGTAGTTTTCGAAGCTGTTCTCAACTGGGCAGAGGCTGAATGCAAAAGGCAAGGGCTACCGGTTACGCCGCGCAACAAGAGGAATGTATTAGGGAAAGCTTTGTACTTGGTGCGGATTCCAACCATGACTTTGGAAGAGTTTGCCAACGGAGCTGCCCAGTCCGACATCCTCACCCTTGAGGAGACTCACAACATATTCCTATGGTACACAGctgcaaataaacccaaatTAGAGTTCCCcctgacaaaaagaaaaggactcGTGCCTCAGCGCTGCCATCGGTTTCAGTCGTCTGCATATCGCAGCAATCAGTGGAGGTACCGGGGGCGATGTGACAGTATTCAGTTTGCTGTAGACAAACGGATATTTATAGCAGGACTGGGATTGTATGGGTCAAGCTGTGGCAAAGCTGAATACAGTGTCAAAATTGAACTGAAGCGCTTAGGTGTTGTCCTTGCTCAGAATCTGACAAAGTTTACCTCCGACGGCTCCAGTAACACCTTCTCTGTGTGGTTTGAACACCCTGTGCAGGTTGAGCAAGACACATTTTACAATGTAAGTGCTATTCTTGATGGTAATGAACTCAGTTACTTTGGACAAGAGGGAATGACTGAAGTGCAGTGCGGGAAAGTGACGTTCCAGTTCCAGTGCTCCTCGGACAGTACTAATGGAACCGGAGTACAAGGAGGACAAATACCTGAGCTCATTTTCTATGCATGA
- the BTBD6 gene encoding BTB/POZ domain-containing protein 6 isoform X2: MAAELYPASTNTNIANSNAAATAANSKKNALQLQQSAQPPPPPQLQNLNNNNLESANWQSFHPTLRERNALMFNNELMADVHFIVGPPGASKKVPAHKYVLAVGSSVFYAMFYGDLAEVKSEIHIPDVEPAAFLILLKYMYSDEIDLEADTVLATLYAAKKYIVPALAKACVNFLETSLEAKNACVLLSQSRLFEEPELTQRCWEVIDAQAEMALKSEGFCEIDQQTLEIIVTREALNTKEVVVFEAVLNWAEAECKRQGLPVTPRNKRNVLGKALYLVRIPTMTLEEFANGAAQSDILTLEETHNIFLWYTAANKPKLEFPLTKRKGLVPQRCHRFQSSAYRSNQWRYRGRCDSIQFAVDKRIFIAGLGLYGSSCGKAEYSVKIELKRLGVVLAQNLTKFTSDGSSNTFSVWFEHPVQVEQDTFYNVSAILDGNELSYFGQEGMTEVQCGKVTFQFQCSSDSTNGTGVQGGQIPELIFYA; the protein is encoded by the exons ATGGCTGCAGAACTTTACCCTGCCAGCACCAACACTAACATTGCAAACAGCAACGCCGCCGCCACCGCTGCCAACAGCAAGAAGAAcgccctgcagctccagcagagcgcccagccgcccccgccgccccagCTCCAAAAcctcaacaacaacaacttGGAGAGCGCCAACTGGCAATCCTTCCATCCCACGCTGCGGGAGAG GAACGCGCTGATGTTCAATAACGAACTCATGGCTGACGTTCACTTCATCGTGGGCCCGCCAGGGGCATCCAAGAAAGTTCCTGCCCATAAG tatgTTTTGGCAGTTGGTAGCTCTGTCTTCTATGCTATGTTTTACGGCGATCTTGCAGAGGTCAAATCTGAAATCCATATTCCAGATGTGGAACCTGCAGCCTTTCTAATCCTATTAAA ATACATGTATAGTGATGAAATAGACCTGGAAGCTGACACAGTTCTGGCTACACTGTATGCTGCCAAGAAGTACATCGTGCCGGCCCTAGCAAAGGCTTGCGTCAATTTTTTGGAGACCAGCTTAGAAGCAAAGAATGCTTGTGTCCTGCTGTCTCAGAGCAGGCTCTTCGAGGAGCCAGAACTGACGCAGCGCTGCTGGGAAGTGATTGATGCTCAGGCAGAAATGGCACTGAAGTCAGAGGGCTTCTGTGAGATAGATCAACAAACACTAGAGATCATTGTAACCCGGGAAGCACTCAACACCAAGGAAGTGGTAGTTTTCGAAGCTGTTCTCAACTGGGCAGAGGCTGAATGCAAAAGGCAAGGGCTACCGGTTACGCCGCGCAACAAGAGGAATGTATTAGGGAAAGCTTTGTACTTGGTGCGGATTCCAACCATGACTTTGGAAGAGTTTGCCAACGGAGCTGCCCAGTCCGACATCCTCACCCTTGAGGAGACTCACAACATATTCCTATGGTACACAGctgcaaataaacccaaatTAGAGTTCCCcctgacaaaaagaaaaggactcGTGCCTCAGCGCTGCCATCGGTTTCAGTCGTCTGCATATCGCAGCAATCAGTGGAGGTACCGGGGGCGATGTGACAGTATTCAGTTTGCTGTAGACAAACGGATATTTATAGCAGGACTGGGATTGTATGGGTCAAGCTGTGGCAAAGCTGAATACAGTGTCAAAATTGAACTGAAGCGCTTAGGTGTTGTCCTTGCTCAGAATCTGACAAAGTTTACCTCCGACGGCTCCAGTAACACCTTCTCTGTGTGGTTTGAACACCCTGTGCAGGTTGAGCAAGACACATTTTACAATGTAAGTGCTATTCTTGATGGTAATGAACTCAGTTACTTTGGACAAGAGGGAATGACTGAAGTGCAGTGCGGGAAAGTGACGTTCCAGTTCCAGTGCTCCTCGGACAGTACTAATGGAACCGGAGTACAAGGAGGACAAATACCTGAGCTCATTTTCTATGCATGA